DNA from Vulpes vulpes isolate BD-2025 chromosome 9, VulVul3, whole genome shotgun sequence:
ggtcttagaaaaagaaaatactgctcAGTAGCCCTCTGTGACTTGGGATAGTGTGTTTCAGTCATTATCCAGAAAGACCCACAGAAAGAGTAAGAGGCCCAAGAGTCTGGATTACTCGTTTCTTTTAAGGTAAAGAGAGATTAATTTACATCCTCCTACCCCAAAttattcaagtttaaaaaaaaaaaaaaaaaaaaacctgtttctcCTTTCCTGTTGTTTGATCCAATTTTTGGAACATAACCAGTTACTTTCTGCATGGACGTGTTATCTTAATTAAGATAGCAACTTGTTACTCTTTTTGCTTAAGCACTATAAATTGCATATACGATTTTGAGGGTTcttaaaagatgaatgaaatgaaattcctACATCttagattttttcttcttctgcaaaGCAGTCCTTCTCGAATGCTTAAAAATTACTCTGATCCTGGTTTAATCAAACCCCTACGAAATGCCACGTTCATAGGTACATGCTGTGTTTAGCTTGTTGAGCCTGATTCTTGTATACAAGGAGCTCTCTGTACtggaataaaaaaggaataatttattcGATTCCCTGGGGCTGAATTaaggacttaaaattttttccagatCGCAATTGTCGGCAACCGATTTTTTCTTAAACTAACAATATATGTTTGTGTACTTATCTGCATATGTCACATTAGAAAACTTGGGTAAGTCTTGGCAAGCTAAATATCCGCGTTTCATACTGATGATGAGAGGTAATATATTTCAAACAAATATGGAGTCCGTAAAAAATATTCTGAGCCAAATCAATAGAAGACCAAAGGGCATTTATTACACTAGCATTTGAACAACTGGAACAGGCAGAGTAACCTCTTCTTTAAGGTATTCTAAATGGGTTTTGCAAATGGCTATGTGACTTTTTGGGGTATCTGTCCCTTTTAAAATCTAATGAAAATATGCTACAGACATGGGAAGTTATCAAATTGGTACTTAAAAGCAATAGAACCACAATTTGACTAATTGGAATGATTGGTCTGTTGGCTAAGCACTTGACCACAAGagagattttgctttttcttgcaGGAgtgagagttttaaaaaattgttggctcctttttttccctagcctTCTGACAGTTGAGAGCCAGAAGACTGATGCCAAGGCATCCTGGCCTGCTATGTGGAGAATGCTCTTTCCCTACTGTCTCACTTTAATAGAACTCCTATTCTGGCAGTGTCTGATGCTGCCGCAGTAAGAGCATAATAATGAGAATTCCGGTAAATTGTGCACCATTTTCATGTTGTAAAAAACTGCTGGAGTAATAAAATGAGAGCTTGTGACCACCCAAAATGCAAGTTGTAAGTAGATGGACTCTATTAATCAGTAGTATGAGAGTGTAGTATAGTGATCAGCTGCAGTGACTCCATAATTACAAACGAGGCTATTAACTAGTGGAATCAGATAGCCAGTGTTTGGATCTGTGGTGACACTCTAAGTACTACCACAGAGAAAGTTAAAATCTATCTTGGCTTAAAATTCAGGAAAGCTGTATGATGGTATACTGTGAATAAGTTTATATATggctgtggatttttaaaaagtttatcagTGCTAGTTTCGATTTATCTAAAGAGAACAAAGACTTTTTACATTGAAAACTAATGTGTTTTTCAAAGTCTCagatctgggcagccctggtggcacagcggtttagcgccgcctggaGTCCCggttgtgatcctggacacccgggatcgagtcccatgtcaggctctctgcgtggagcctgcttctccctctgcttgtgtctctgcctgtctctctctgtgtgtctctatgagtaaataaataaaatctttaaaaaaataaatttaaaaagtttaaaaaaaaagtctcagatcTTCAGTctccttatcagtaaaatggggacaaGAATACATAACTTGCAGGGTTGTAAGGACTATAGATAATACGTTTATTAACCTTTGAGTCATACTAGATAGCTATTAAATTAAATCTCTTTGGGGGGTAATTATGGCAGGAGCCAGAATAAGAACCCAGAATTGTTCCAGTATTACACTGTGGTCTCCATTATTCTGGTCCGAATGCAAGTAATGTGCAGTGTAACTTGCTTCCTTCCCTCCAGtctgtagttttttttatttatcttaaacaGTCTGAAGTGTTTTAGGACCATGTTGGAACACTAAACTGATTTATTACAGCGTCATGATGAGTAAGTACATTCAGGGGGCAAAATCTCCCCTATGGTCTGGATGTAGTTAGGTCAGCAATGTGGAGGAGTCAGGAATAACCCTAAACTTGAGggaaataactagaaaaatacaGTAACTACACACATCTATATTAGGAAAGCcatataaaacaataaagataGCCAGATCCATATCATACTTTGTTCCCACGACCCCCTACACTTGCCTGTCACTATTTATTTTAGCTATAGGGAGAGTTAGGGCTTTCTATTCATTGGAACTCCCATTGTTAGTCTTGTCAGTGTCCTGTTAAGATTTAAGTAGTttgggtggggatgaatgggtgacgggcactgagggggacacttgacgggatgagcactgggtgttattctgtatgttggcaaattgaacaccaataaaaaataaatttattattaaaaagatttaagtaGTTTACTGGCTTTGCTCTTAGTAtcaaaaaatgtggaaaaattacATTGATGAAGACAAGTTAGTATAACCAATAATGTTTTGGTATCAATTCTAGGATTTAATCCTAGATGAGTataaaatagactcttaattatatACTGGCCCTCAGTAAATTTTCAAGCAGTATCTTGACTGCCTTACTGCTGCCTGGCATGCCCTGTGTTCCTACATTTCTTTGTGTGGTTTGTGTCATGCAAATTTGGTAGACAAAAAATGAAGTGGAAACATACCTGATGTCTGTTGTTGCAAATATGAAATCATTTGGCATTCACCCATTTTTCTTACCTCTTCTCCAGTCCACTCAGGAAGTAGACTTTATGAGATGGGAAACTTGAGTATAAGCAGTTTGCCCTCTTCTAAACTTGTTCTGTAGGCattgcatgggggggggggggggggggttctaaTCCACCTGTAAGCAATCTAACTTAATtggagtggaaaagaaagaataagcagAAGACATAAGCCCTTAAAGTTTTTTAAGTTGAGCATCTGGTAAGGACAAGACACCTGGTAACAATTCTCATCACagatcaattttatcttttcctgaTAAGGACAGACCTCAAGTGTCTGAGGTAACAGCACAGATGGTTCAGTGGCTAACCCAGGTTTAGCTATTAGGATCCCCAAATCTTTTTACTGTCTGATGATAACATCAGTGTAGATACAGCGATGATTGCTAAAgcagcaaaaggaagaaaataaatgctcACCTTCTGCCTGGCAACAGTGGAAAATACAGcattttgtcttttatctttattagtaAATATGTTCTGTAGCATTCCATAAAATACTAGGtctggcagccccggtggcatagcggtttagcccggagacccgggatcgagtcctgcatcgggctccctgcatggagcctgcttctccctctgcctctctcaatctctctctctctctctctctctctcatgaataaataaataaaatctcaaaaaatacatattagtgAGGTCTAGTTGATTGTGAATTCTTGGAGTAATAGGATTTTATTAGATAATCCAAAATAAGCATTCTTGAATTTAGATTGATAGTCCATCCTCAATGAGTACataatttgggacgcctgggtggctcaggggttgagcgtctgccctcattttttttttttttttttaaatttatttatgatagtcatacagagagagagagagagagaggcagagacacaggcagagggagaagcaggctccatgcaccgggagcctgacgtgggattcgatcctgggtctccaggatcgcgccctgggccaaaggcaggcgccaaaccgctgcgccacccagggatccctttttttttttttttttttttttttatgatagccatacagagagagagagagagaggcagagacacaggcagagggagaagcaggctccatgcgccgggagcctgatgtgggattcgatcccgggtctccaggatcgcgccctgggccaaaggcaggcgccaaaccgctgcgccacccagggatcccgagcgtCTGCCCTcaactcaggatgtgatcctgtggtcctgagatcgagtctcccgcatcaggctccctgcatggagccgcctcctccctttgcctctctcctctctctctctgttctctgtctcatgaataaataatcctaaaaaaaaaaaatgagtacataatttaaaaatcttttgctttgctttgctttttttttttttttttttttttttttttttagattttatgagAGAAAGGGGATAGGAGGGGTAGCGGGAAAGGGGGaacaaactccccactgagtggagagtCTGACATGGTACTTGGACCTGATCCCAAAGAtgctaggatcatgacttgagctgaaggcagatgaccaaatcacctgagccaccctggtgcccctttgtttttactttattattattgtttttaaggctttatttgaCAGCAAGCAAGCACCAGctggggcagtggcagagggagaaggagaagcaggcttccttctgAAAtgggggagccggatgcagggctcaatcctaggatcctgggatcagacctgagccaaaggcagatgcttaaccgactgagccaccagggagcCCTCCTACGTTGTTACTTTAATGGTGCAGTAATTCTTGTCATAGCAAGAATTGAGGTGGTGTTAGTACTTGGTCAGATTGGGTTGGGTCTGTACAAGAAACAATTTGTTTCATTCAGCAAATGACTATtagttctccccccccccccccccagcagttAAAATACTGAGTATAACTGCTACTGAAAGGATAATTATATGGGGTGTTGTGATGATTGAAAGGTGAATTACTTGGTCTCTGCCTTCAAGGAATATGATAAAAGTCAATATGGTAGTGTCAGACAAATACTAATAAAGAACTATGGGTTTTGAGAGTTCCAGGCTGAGAGATGTGGTCAGATTCTTTTATAAGAGTTGGCATTTGAGTTGGCTGTTGAAGGTTGGAAAACGTTGTGACAGGTGGAGAGGGCGGAGGCAGGACAGTGCAGCAAAATTCCAGCCAGGAGTAGTCATAGGCAGAATCACAGACTCCTAATTCTCAGCTGTCTTACCTTACTGCCTCTTCTTTTCTTAGAGATGGCATATAGCTCTCTAAAGATCTTTTAACtaaatacatttgtatataaGATGAATATTAGGATGGGAACCTACTTCTAGGATAAGTGGCAGGAGGACTCTAAAACATTGTGGGAATTGGTTTAATGTTACTGAACAAATAAATCTATCACAAGGGACTTGGAAAATGTAGAATAGCTAAATGACTGATTGGCTTGGCCAAAGGGGGAGAAGACAGTGGAGAAACAGTTCATGAATAATCTACCTGTAGATTAATCAGTACTTaagtagtttttttattttttaaaagattttatttattcatgagagacacacagagaggaagaggcagagacacaggcagagggagaagcaggtgccatgcagtgagcccgacgagggacttgatctgggtctccaggatcatgttctgggctgaaggtggcaccaaaccactgagccacctgggctgccccttaagtagttttttaaattcatattactaTGCTGAAAATAAACCCAATTACCTGTTGACTTTATTCCACTGATAAACATGATGATGTGTTATAATGCATTTCTTTTGtactttattaaataaacaaGGTCCTTTTAAAGTAGCAGTCTAAAGGAAAGATTGCCCAGAACCATCGTTTCTTTAGCTTTAGAATGTATAGGACTGTCGTATTTTGTAAAACATAAGTGTcttgttcatatatatgtatgtgtatatagatatataattttaagGTTGAGAGTATATGTGTGAGTGGGGGAAGAGGgtagcaaggagagagagagagagagagagagagagaaccttcagCAGATGCCCTgatgaatgtggagcctgatgcagggcttcatctcaaCCTGAGGTCAtgcctcagctgaaatcaagacttagctgcttagggatccctgggtggcgcagtggtttggcgcctgcctttggcccagggcgcgatcctggagacccaggatcaaatcccacttcaggctcctggtgcatggagcctgcttctccctctgcctatgtctctgcttctctctctctctctctctatcataaattaaaaaaaaaaaaaaaaagacttagctgcttaaccaactgagctacccaggcaacccTCTGGTTTAAATATTAAGTGATAAACTACTCAGGACTTGTCAGATTGCCTGTATTACTTTGTAAAAAGAAGTGATCATTTCTCTGCAAATAACTCATTGACATCAGTAGTTAAATGTGCTTAAATTGGTCTGGCTATAAACTAGAGAAGgtgcaaaaggaaaatgagggtggaggggaggataAAGTACTATAAACTGttcttttctgtgattttttttttttaagattttatttatttatcatgaaagacacaggcagaattataggcagagggagaggtaggctccatgtgggattcgatctcagaactctgggatcacaccctgagccaaccaggagttCCTCTTTTCTGTgacttttaattactttttaccCTAACTCTTCTCTCCGGTGGAAACTAGTACTTAATATGATTTAGAAGGCTAATACcagtaaaagaaagcaaatgtaatctcattattttacaaaaatacatttttaatcttcactggctgttttcttttttcttctgactaGAAATGTGCGTTAGGCATCTGaaacaactatttttaaagattcgtTTTAGAGACAATTGCGGGGAGGGgtaagagagggaggagagaatcttaagcagactcccagctgagcgtAGACTcagatgcaggtcttgatcccaaaacccgtaagatcatgatctgagtcacccaggcaccctagaatcTATGGACTCTTGAGTATTCTGTGCAGGTACCTGCCTGTACTTCCCTCATCCCCCTTTTTTGGTAATGTGTTTATATGGCAAGTGGCAAGAATTGATAGAAAGATCCCTTTGAAAACTTACCCTGAATCTGATTGCAGAGACTTGGGATAAGTATTGAGTTCTTTTGAATATTTGACAATGGAAACTTTTGAAACTGAACTTTAGCTTAATTTTTAGTTACTAGATTCTCTATAACTTAGTGATGAACTGGTTACTGAATGATTGGGAGGGGGGCCTTGGCCATTTTACTGTCATTTGAGTTTGGTGCTGTGGTTGATTTGGATAATTCCACTATCCAGTCTTACTCAGTTGAAGCAGTATCTTTTGCTAGATCATAGTGCTTATGGCTTTGAGAAGATAGTTTAAAAAGTTGGTGTGCCATGGCTTGACACTGGAAATAAGGGTAAAAATATTCGGATGTGGAAGTGTGGAAATGGAAAGATTAGATTGTTCTGAgctagtttgttttttaaaaaccattttcctAGGAGTTTCTCCTACAACATTCCATTCTATTCCAGGAATAGttcctgtttatttttagatTGTTACATAAGTGtaaaattcatttacttattgGGAGatttgccccctcccccatttttaaataatacccAATAAAGGAATCTATTGTGAAGTTCCGAGTAGCcttgttttaaatgtaaaaactacaggaaaatttagagaataaaagaaaaaaaaatggtcctgGTGCTTTAGATACTATTAGCCCTTTGGTGtgcccttttgtttttctaatattttttgccATACGGTATTCTCTAGAGAAaatttttatctgcatttcttATAATATACCTGCTGTAAAGAGTGTGCAAACAAGTAGTATAGCTAGACACTGTTGGACGTTAAAGTTAGAAATAGTTTCTCTTTACCTACCCCTCACTTTTAGAGTCCATACTACAGCTGTGTTGTTTTGAGCTATTTCCGATTTTATGACCATTAAATAACTTCCAGTTGCCCAAAATAAAGTTTACTGGCTTGTAACCATGAAAATAGTCTACAAATTAGACCTTGAGTGATATGTTACTATTTCTAATAATGGATGTGCATTAATCCTTTAAATTCTACCACCCCATTATAACTGAATTAACATTTGTATTAATCCGTATATCCATAGtcttaatggctttttaaaaatcacaaattgtatcaaaatacatgttttaccttttttttcacttctaatatatttcttaatagGTATGTAAGCCTAGAAGTACATAGTTGTGTGGCTATTTTTCTAAGCAAGGTATATGCTAAGCTTCATCCCCCAGAATAATTATCTAAAAATACACTAAAAGGGCAATAAAAAGCTAAAAGTAATTTCAATTAGTTTAAcattgtcatttttaatattttgaagatctAACTGCAGCCATGAGCAGCAATGAGTGTTTCAAGTGTGGACGATCTGGCCATTGGGCCCGGGAATGCCCTACTGGTGGAGGCCGTGGTCGTGGAATGAGAAGCCGTGGCAGAGGTGGTTTTACCTCGGATAGAGGTATTTTTGTCGaataaaaaattttgaagtgCTTCAGTATCTATTAGTGTCAAGACTGGTCTAATTAGccaaattctttttgtttctgccCAAAATAGGTTTCCagtttgtttcctcatctcttcCAGACATCTGTTATCGCTGTGGTGAGTCTGGTCATCTTGCCAAGGATTGTGATCTTCAAGAGGATGGTAAGTATTTAACACTTCATTTTCATACCCTTCTAGAACTTGGAAAGGTGAGCCTGTGCTACTGCTGCACATAGCATTggaaaaagactttttaaaacaacGTTTTGTAAAGGTTTTATAGTCTTGGTCTGCTTCTTTTCCTTATTGTTGAAGCCTGCTATAACTGCGGTAGAGGTGGCCACATCGCCAAGGACTGCAAGGAGCCCAAGAGAGAGCGGGAGCAATGCTGCTACAACTGTGGCAAACCAGGCCATCTGGCTCGTGACTGTGACCATGCTGATGAGCAGAAGTGCTATTCTTGTGGAGAATTTGGACACATTCAAAAAGACTGCACCAAAGTGAAGTGCTATAGGTAAGTTGTTAGGGTGTTGGCTGGAGGAAGGCTCATGGCAGAGATTATTTTAGAGGTGAATTAGCTATAAATGGACTTTGTGGACGAGTATTCAGTGGAAGTTCGTTTTGACCAGATGATACTGATTTTCAGCATATATAACCACCAGTTTGTCTATACATCAGTTACTATTTTGCCAGTCATGGTTTGTGGCTTATGACAGCTGAAAAACTTACACAGCCttggaatttttaatattttaaaaataacgtTAATGCTGTACTTCGGAGTTTTCAGAGACATTgtagaaaactataaataattcACATATACAAATTTCTTGTCCTACAACCTGAAATCCTTGTGGATATGACATAaggtaaaatgtacatatttaagCTGTAAAATTTGGTAAATACCAGTGAAATCTTAAGGATTAATTTGTATAGAGGTACAAcatcttggggcgcctggctgactcagcaGAGAGtgcgacccttgatctcagggacatgattTTGAGCCTCATGCTGAgggtagggattacttaaaactTAAgaaggattcctgggtggctcagcggttaagcatctgccttcggctcagggcatgatcctggagttccaggattgagtcccacatcggactccctgcatggagcctgcttctccctctccctgtgtctcatgaataaataaatcaaattttaaaaaaagagaaaggtatgTATTGGCCAGTGTTACTGGTGTTtgcagtgagagggagagagaatctaaagcaggttccatacccagTACAAAAGTGGGTCTGGatcgcagggctccatctcatgaccctgagatcatgacctgagccagaatcaggaGTTGGCTGctacactgagccacccaggagcccctatttttagtgttttgatgTTAGTGGATCTCTTGgggtaaaaattttaattttatggctTAGTCTGCACAATTGAGTACCTTGTTACctaattcctccttcctcctcttagTGGAGGGGTTAATGAGACtgtcctgaggggaaaaaaagcattgcTTCACTGATCATTGCATTTTTTTACCCAGTTACTACTGTTTCTACAGTTACTATTGTCTCAATGCAGCTTTACGCTTTCTGGGGACATTGTGAAAACtcactgtccctctttttttttttctttttttttttttaggtgtggTGAAACTGGTCACGTAGCCATCAATTGCAGCAAGACAAGTGAAGTCAACTGTTACCGCTGTGGCGAGTCAGGGCACCTTGCACGGGAATGCACGATTGAAGCCACagcttaattattttcctttgtcgCCCCTCCTTTTTCTGATTGATGgttgtattattttctctgaatCCTCTTCACTGGCCAAAGGTTGGCAGATAGAGGCTACTCCCAGGCCAGTGAGCTTTACTTGCCGTGTAAAAGGAGGAaaggggtggaaaaaaaaaaaaaaccgactTTCTGCatttaactacaaaaaaaaaaagtttatgtttaGTTTGGTAGAGGTGTTATGTATAATGCTTTGTTAAAGAACCCCCTTTCCGCGCCACTGGTGAATAGGGATTGATGAATGGGAAGAGTTGAGTCAGACCAGTAAGCCCGTTCTGGGTTTCTTGGATATGTTCCCATGTAGGAGGTAAAACCAATTCTGGAAGTATTTATGAGCTTCCATAAACAACTTTAATTTTAGCATAATGATGGCCTTGGATTGTCTGACCTCAGTAGCTATTAAATAACATCAAGTAACATCTGTATCAGGCCCTACATAGAACATACAGTTGAGTGggagtaaacaaaataaaaagatgtgtgTTAATGGCTGTGCGAGAAAAATCGGGATAAAGGCCTAAACAAGAACAACTTCACAGCGTTGATGCTGGATATGCATAAGGTGATGGCAAAGGtttagaacacatttttttcaaagtctaaATCTAAAACCCAGAGTAAACATCTATGCTCAGAGTTAGCATAATTTGGAGTTATTCAGGAATTGCAGAGAAATGCATTTTCACAGAAATCAAGATGTTATTTTTGTATACTATATCACTTAGACAACTGTGTTTCATTTGCtgtaatcagtttttaaaagtcagatggAAAAAGCAACTGAAGTcctagaaaatagaaatgtaattttaaactaTCCAATaaagctggaggaggaaggggagttTGACtaaagttctttttgtttgtttcaaattttcattAATGTATATAGTGCAAAATGCCATATTAAAGAGGGGAATGTGGAGGACTAAAAGCTTACAGTTTGGACTTTTCTTTATGTACTAACTCAGTCATGTCTTCAGTAATGTAAAATAGCTATTTTAAGGAAGTATAGGCATTAGATACTTCATAGTGTCCCATTTTGCAGGGATACAAAAAATTTAAGTCTCTTTGTAACCCATTATAATGCTGCCCTTTAGCTCTGTGTTCATTCTTGATTGCCATTATTATATTTTagcacttaatatttttcttgggCTTTACAAGGTTCTGAGATGTTACATTGCATGTTTTTCCAGGATTTGTTCTGAAGTCGGGATGGAACTTAGAAATCACTTGgattaatgaatgaatttgcTTTATTAATGAGTTAGTGGAAACTTGCTTGAAAAATGTACAGCTACCTAGGGTCTAGAACCTACTTCAAGAATCCCTCCCACCCTATGTCCTCTTTttttgacaccccccccccccccccccaatactcTATAGTTAGTGGCTATGCTTTcctgacttaatttttttgtccCTTTTCACTGCCATGTGATTCATTCACATTGGATATACTGGGTTTTTCATCCTTATGTAGTCTGGTCAATTTGTGATCTATACCATTGCAGGGTTAAGATGTTGGTGTCTCAACTGTGCTGTGCCAATTCCTACtttgtcagttctttttttaagggaaggttttcttttcttttcttttttttaagatttttttatttatttattcatgagagagacagaaaaagaagcagagacacaggcagagggagaagcaggctccctgtagggagcccaatgtggaacctgatcccagtactccaagatcacgccctgagtcaaagacagatgccctcaactgctgacccacccaggcatccctactttgtCAAATTAATAGTGAaaagcaggcaaaaaaaaaaaaggtgtgaggTCGtgaaatgttctttttcctcATGAATACATGTTACTTTatcatttgatatttgtattGAGCAAATGGTGTCAGATGTTAACTAAGCATGTTAAATATCTTGATAATTTTGTTTCTACTATAAATACAAAACAGCATAAGAGAAGACCTATTTTCAAAGGCATCACTGTTAAATGTAGTCAGATTCAGGTTTGGGGGTAGTGCACATGCGGTTATTTTCCCCCAAGGTTTCCAGCCTCAACTTGGAAAACCTAATGAGTGAGATATTTAGAACTGCTTTGCTTCACACAACTGTTCCTTGTGCTGCATTTGTAGTACCTAACAGCCTTTTGTTTCAAGCCCTTTGAAACACGTAACTGAGAGCCTATTCACAGGCCACATAAGTGTTCTTTCATAAGGTTGCATTTGATTGTATTGACCTTGATTACTGAGCAAGTACGACGTGAAAATATGTGTATTCTAGGGAATTCAGGCTAATTGCTGAGAGCCAGTGAGCAGTTACtgtggcaattattttttttaagatttatttttttattggagtggggcagaagcagagaaTCCTCAGAGATTCCCTGTTAAGTGTGTTGCTTGATgctgggcttaatcccaggaccctgagatcatgacttgacctgaaagatgaaagagtcagatgcccagccaactgagccacccaagtgacccGTTAAGACTTGGTTTTAAGcaaattttcaaaaacttttcaGATAGTAAGTAGCATTGCCTTGATAGATGAATGGTTCTGTCAAAAGTGAGGTTTGTTTGGGGTTTAGCAGCTTTCCGCTTTGGGTAAGAAA
Protein-coding regions in this window:
- the CNBP gene encoding CCHC-type zinc finger nucleic acid binding protein isoform X1 yields the protein MSSNECFKCGRSGHWARECPTGGGRGRGMRSRGRGGFTSDRGFQFVSSSLPDICYRCGESGHLAKDCDLQEDEACYNCGRGGHIAKDCKEPKREREQCCYNCGKPGHLARDCDHADEQKCYSCGEFGHIQKDCTKVKCYRCGETGHVAINCSKTSEVNCYRCGESGHLARECTIEATA
- the CNBP gene encoding CCHC-type zinc finger nucleic acid binding protein isoform X4, with translation MSSNECFKCGRSGHWARECPTGGGRGRGMRSRGRGFQFVSSSLPDICYRCGESGHLAKDCDLQEDACYNCGRGGHIAKDCKEPKREREQCCYNCGKPGHLARDCDHADEQKCYSCGEFGHIQKDCTKVKCYRCGETGHVAINCSKTSEVNCYRCGESGHLARECTIEATA
- the CNBP gene encoding CCHC-type zinc finger nucleic acid binding protein isoform X3, which produces MSSNECFKCGRSGHWARECPTGGGRGRGMRSRGRGFQFVSSSLPDICYRCGESGHLAKDCDLQEDEACYNCGRGGHIAKDCKEPKREREQCCYNCGKPGHLARDCDHADEQKCYSCGEFGHIQKDCTKVKCYRCGETGHVAINCSKTSEVNCYRCGESGHLARECTIEATA
- the CNBP gene encoding CCHC-type zinc finger nucleic acid binding protein isoform X2 — protein: MSSNECFKCGRSGHWARECPTGGGRGRGMRSRGRGGFTSDRGFQFVSSSLPDICYRCGESGHLAKDCDLQEDACYNCGRGGHIAKDCKEPKREREQCCYNCGKPGHLARDCDHADEQKCYSCGEFGHIQKDCTKVKCYRCGETGHVAINCSKTSEVNCYRCGESGHLARECTIEATA